Proteins from a genomic interval of Apteryx mantelli isolate bAptMan1 chromosome 5, bAptMan1.hap1, whole genome shotgun sequence:
- the CLRN2 gene encoding clarin-2 yields the protein MPGCFKKTLFALASIVSFASFILTVVAMGTPKWMTGKILCKTGVDLVNATDPELVKFIGEIHYGLFQGGKIRQCGLGGRPSKFTIFPHMVKKLNTGLHVMIIMFLCVALFFSLVSFGFCILNAIKVPYRAIKGPAGVCLWNFLAGGFIVLAVTSFMAAVKLHHLTERIANFRENVFQFVILEEQFEDCFWLCVASATAHAVNLLLMAVSGINFPKIKTKTEEANVAPEDIMY from the exons ATGCCTGGCTGttttaaaaagactttatttGCCCTGGCTTCTATAGTAAGTTTTGCGTCGTTTATCTTGACTGTTGTTGCAATGGGGACCCCAAAGTGGATGACTGGAAAGATCCTTTGCAAAACAGGAGTCGATTTAGTCAATGCCACAGATCCAGAACTGGTCAAGTTCATTGGAGAAATTCACTATGGACTCTTTCAGGGCGGCAAAATCCGCCAGTGTGGGTTGGGTGGGCGTCCTTCCAAATTCACAA TTTTCCCACATATGGTGAAAAAGCTGAATACAGGCCTGCATGTGATGATTATAATGTTCCTTTGTGTggcccttttcttttctctggtcAGTTTTGGATTCTGCATTCTTAACGCAATCAAAGTTCCCTACCGGGCTATTAAAGGTCCAGCAGGAGTATGTCTTTGGAATTTCCTTGCAG GTGGATTTATAGTACTTGCAGTCACCAGCTTTATGGCTGCTGTAAAACTTCATCACCTCACAGAAAGAATTGCCAATTTTCGGGAAAATGTCTTTCAGTTTGTAATCTTAGAAGAACAGTTTGAAGACTGTTTTTGGCTTTGTGTGGCAAGTGCCACAGCACACGCAGTAAATTTGTTGCTAATGGCCGTAAGTGGGATTAATTTCCCTAAAATTAAGACTAAAACAGAAGAAGCAAATGTTGCACCAGAAGATATCATGTACTAA
- the QDPR gene encoding dihydropteridine reductase isoform X1, with product MRWRGRGGAERSGTGTGGQRASMAAAAGRVLVYGGRGALGSQCVQYFKSRNWWVASIDLAANEDASANVVVRPTDSFPEQAEQVTAEIGKLLGEEKVDAILCVAGGWAGGSAKAKSLYKNCDLMWKQSVWTSTISSHLATKHLKEGGLLTLMGAQAALSGTPGMIGYGMAKGAVHQLCQSLAGANSGLPSGSAAVAVLPVTLDTPANRKSMPDADFSSWTSLEFIAEAFYDWITGKNRPNSGSLIQVITTGGKTELVAAHL from the exons ATGCGCTGgcgagggcggggcggggcggagcggagcgggaccGGGACCGGCGGGCAGCGAGCgagcatggcggcggcggcgggcagggtgCTGGTGTACGGGGGCAGAGGCGCCCTGGGGTCGCAGTGCGTGCAGTACTTCAAGTCGCGGAACTGG TGGGTGGCCAGCATCGACCTGGCCGCCAACGAGGACGCCAGCGCCAACGTGGTGGTGCGGCCGACGGACTCCTTCCCCGAGCAGGCGGAGCAG GTGACAGCAGAGATTGGAAAACTCCTTGGTGAAGAAAAGGTGGATGCGATCTTGTGTGTAGCAGGAGGATGGGCTGGAGGCAGCGCCAAAGCTAAAT CATTATACAAAAATTGTGATTTGATGTGGAAACAGAGTGTTTGGACGTCCACTATTTCCAGTCACCTAGCCACAAAACATCTGAAAGAAGGAGGCCTCTTGACTTTGATGGGAGCACAAGCTGCTTTATCTGGAACGCCAG GGATGATTGGCTATGGCATGGCTAAAGGAGCAGTGCACCAGCTTTGTCAGAGTTTAGCTGGTGCCAATAGCGGCTTGCCATCTGGTTCTGCTGCAGTTGCTGTTTTACC GGTTACCTTGGATACGCCAGCGAACAGGAAATCGATGCCTGACGCAGATTTCAGCTCCTGGACGTCCTTAGAATTCATTGCTGA AGCTTTTTATGATTGGATAACAGGAAAGAACCGACCAAACTCGGGGAGTCTAATCCAGGTGATAACTACAGGAGGGAAGACTGAACTAGTTGCAGCACATCTTTGA
- the QDPR gene encoding dihydropteridine reductase isoform X2, producing MRWRGRGGAERSGTGTGGQRASMAAAAGRVLVYGGRGALGSQCVQYFKSRNWWVASIDLAANEDASANVVVRPTDSFPEQAEQVTAEIGKLLGEEKVDAILCVAGGWAGGSAKAKSLYKNCDLMWKQSVWTSTISSHLATKHLKEGGLLTLMGAQAALSGTPGMIGYGMAKGAVHQLCQSLAGANSGLPSGSAAVAVLPVTLDTPANRKSMPDADFSSWTSLEFIAEKEPTKLGESNPGDNYRRED from the exons ATGCGCTGgcgagggcggggcggggcggagcggagcgggaccGGGACCGGCGGGCAGCGAGCgagcatggcggcggcggcgggcagggtgCTGGTGTACGGGGGCAGAGGCGCCCTGGGGTCGCAGTGCGTGCAGTACTTCAAGTCGCGGAACTGG TGGGTGGCCAGCATCGACCTGGCCGCCAACGAGGACGCCAGCGCCAACGTGGTGGTGCGGCCGACGGACTCCTTCCCCGAGCAGGCGGAGCAG GTGACAGCAGAGATTGGAAAACTCCTTGGTGAAGAAAAGGTGGATGCGATCTTGTGTGTAGCAGGAGGATGGGCTGGAGGCAGCGCCAAAGCTAAAT CATTATACAAAAATTGTGATTTGATGTGGAAACAGAGTGTTTGGACGTCCACTATTTCCAGTCACCTAGCCACAAAACATCTGAAAGAAGGAGGCCTCTTGACTTTGATGGGAGCACAAGCTGCTTTATCTGGAACGCCAG GGATGATTGGCTATGGCATGGCTAAAGGAGCAGTGCACCAGCTTTGTCAGAGTTTAGCTGGTGCCAATAGCGGCTTGCCATCTGGTTCTGCTGCAGTTGCTGTTTTACC GGTTACCTTGGATACGCCAGCGAACAGGAAATCGATGCCTGACGCAGATTTCAGCTCCTGGACGTCCTTAGAATTCATTGCTGA GAAAGAACCGACCAAACTCGGGGAGTCTAATCCAGGTGATAACTACAGGAGGGAAGACTGA